GCCGTTGATCTTCGGGATCGGCTTGGGCATGAACGTCGCGTGGAGGTCGTGTTCGGCCGCGATCGCGCGGACGACCGTGCGGAACGTGCCGACGTTGTCCGCGGTCGCGAGCGCGTCGTCGTACTCGAAGTTGATCTCGTACTGACCGCGAGCGACCTCGTGGTGACTGGCCTCGATCTCGAAGCCCATGTCCTCGAGCCCGTAAATGATGTCGCGGCGGACGTCGCTCGCGAGGTCTTTCGGCGCGAGGTCGAAGTAGCCGCCGTGGTCGGCGGTTTCCGTCGTCGCGCGGCCGTCCTCGTCCTCCTCGAACATGAAGAACTCGGGTTCGGGGGCCGCGCTCACCGTGTATCCCAGGTCGTCCGCGCGCTCGAGCGCCTGCTTGAGCACGTAGCGGGGATCGCCCTCGAAGGGCTCGCCCGTCGAGGTGTCGTAGACGTCACAGATCATCCGCGCCGCCGCGCTGTCCTCGGTGCGTCTCCACGGGAGGATCGCGAACGTCTCCGGGTCGGGGACGAGACGCATGTCCGACTCCTGGATGCGCACGAAGCCCTCGATCGAGGAGCCGTCGAAGTAGATTCCCTCCGTGAAGGCCTTCTCGGCCTGGCGTGCCGGCACCGAGACGTTCTTGACCGTCCCCAGGATGTCGGTGAACTGGAGCCGGAGGAAGTCGACGTCCTCGTCCTCGATTCGTTCGATCACGTCCTCTTCTGCCGAAGTCAGGTTCCCATCTGTCATCTTCTACTCGACTTAGACAACGACATACACTATTAAAGCTTTGCTGTTGTGGGCGAATATCCTCTATAACGAGTCTTAGATAGACATTCGTGGTATAAATTAGGTGATTAAGACGACCTGCGGTTGACGACGTGAGAAGATACGGGTCCAAACTGGACAATGCTCCGCTGGCCGTAGCGAGGGCTGCCCGCAACGTGGTTCGAAAACACTCAGGAAACCCGAACCGTCGGGGATGAGAAACACTCGCGTCGATCTTCCGGATCGGGCCTATCGATTCCGCTCAGTCAGGTGGGTCATCGCACGCACGCCCTGCAGGCTCGCGTCGAGGCTGGCCCGCCAGACGTCGATCGATCGCCAGGCGAGCCGTCCCCAGGCCGTCGAGAAGGTCTCGTCGAAGTCGGCCTCGCTCGATCGCGGTCGCCTGGCGATCGGCGTCCCACACACCGGACAGGCGTACTCGACGGTCCCGGTCCGCACGCGGCGGGTCCAGTCGCCGTCGATCGCGTTCGCGTGGTCACACTCCGGGCAGTACAGTGTCGACTTCCGTCGGACTGGTCCCGCGTCGTGACCGTGTGTCGTGGGCCGAGTCATCGCCCGGACTACGGTCCCGACTCGTAAAGACCCTGTCCAGCACGATTTTTCGTCCAGAACGCCCGACCAGGGTGACTGAATCCACGGCCACGACGGCGTCGGTCCGGAACCGAGCAATCCCGGAACCGATCGGATACGAAGGGATCGCGAGAGTATATAATGTCGACACAGATTAACCAGCACAGTCAGGACAGATCCCTCGGAACCCCCGATCGTGAACCGCCGCGTCTTCCTCGGGGCCCTCGGCACAGTCGCGTCGCTCGGCACGATCGGGTACGCGACGCGAGACACCGTCGATCGACTCGACGTTCGCGTGTGGCTCACGGAGCGCGCCGCCGAGTACGACGCAGTCACGACCCGGATTCGGGACTATCTCGGCCGGATTCTCGACCTCGATCACTGGACGCTCGACCTCTCGATCGGCGGCGTCGTCCCCGTTTCGACAGAGGACGGCGCGCGCGTCACCAACCGGGGCGAGTGGCCCCGCGCCGTCGCCGCCGGC
This genomic stretch from Halosolutus amylolyticus harbors:
- the glnA gene encoding type I glutamate--ammonia ligase, with protein sequence MTDGNLTSAEEDVIERIEDEDVDFLRLQFTDILGTVKNVSVPARQAEKAFTEGIYFDGSSIEGFVRIQESDMRLVPDPETFAILPWRRTEDSAAARMICDVYDTSTGEPFEGDPRYVLKQALERADDLGYTVSAAPEPEFFMFEEDEDGRATTETADHGGYFDLAPKDLASDVRRDIIYGLEDMGFEIEASHHEVARGQYEINFEYDDALATADNVGTFRTVVRAIAAEHDLHATFMPKPIPKINGSGMHTHLSLMTEDGENAFHDEDDEFNLSGTAHSFLAGILEHAPAITAVANPTVNSYKRLVPGYEAPVYVAWSDRNRSALIRKPAARVPAASRIELRSPDPSCNPYLAFAAMIHAGLDGIEQDLEAPDPVRENIYEFDEQKRQEYGIETLPSNLGEAVDALEADETVYEALGDHVAPKFVEAKRQEFEEYLVDVSEWELDRYLETF